ATTGTTGATCTGTTGCAAAATtgactcaaccaatggtgtgaggtTAGGGCGGGACTATGTGTTAAATCTTAAATTGACGAAATAGGGTAATAGGGAAAACAGTTTTGCAGTTCTTTTCAGTGACTCTAATTGTGCAAAATGTATATGATGCCTTTTAGGATGGGCATTGAAcctattttttgtcttttctctgaCACTGAAATAAATGAGCTGCTAGATGCCCATTTctgccatgaaataaaataagcaattGCAACTTTTTCTCTCACGATTCTGagtatatctcataattttgcatttatttcacaaatattggaaaagaagtcagaattgcaagacataaactcacaatttagataaaaaaaaatggaattacgAGGGAGAATTCTAACTTATTTCTTATAAACTTATTTCTCTTCTTCTCAGAATttaaagtttatatcttgcacaATTCTAattcttttgctctctctctcagattTGTGAGAAAATTtctgaattgtgagagaaaacattgcaattacctttttttatttttttatcccatTCCAGAAACAAGAAAAAAGACACCCCAGATATAATGAACCTCTGATCCTTTTGTGTGTCATTCTGGAAGTACTTACAGTTCTTTGTGTGAAATCCCTCAATCAGTGTCCCGGCTGAAGACAGACACTTTGTTCTTCAGTAGTTGATCTGGGAGGCTCCGACTCATGGTTGATGTGTTTTGAATCAATTCTTTGTCTCACCTATTTTAATTTCCTCACAGATGAATGTCGGAGTGAAACACGGCAAAATAACATTTGAGTTTTTTTCGCCTCCTGTCATTGTGAGGCTTAATTGCTGAGGTGTTTTGTCGTAGCAGGTAATAATGAGTATGCAGTGGGCGAACTCTCCCAACCGCTTTTGTTGTCTTTGTGAGGGTTTATAAGCTTGCTCACTCTAGTCTGCACAAATCGTCTGCTCTACTCAAAACTGTTTACATACTTTTCCAcgatagcttttttttttgttgttgtataaaCACAGACATCCATATGGTTCTCAACTGCGCCCTAATTCCTCTTCAGAAGCTGAACTATTCACGTGTTTGTGGAGAGGTCTAGAGTAGGCTACTTTAGGCCTTGTGCTTCTAAAAGCCATCATCATTAATCtattttaatcatataaaaaGTTTATAACTGAAAGCAAAAACGAATATACAGAAACTTGGGAGACATTTAATAATCCAATACACTTAAACAACATCTTTGCAAAATTTGCAAGTATTGTTAAAGCATATTTACTAGAATTTGTACATTTCATTATAGTAAACGTTTTCATTCAGGCCCAGGTGATTGACTCTGATGATAGGCCAACACAGGTggcataaaagtatattttagtatattttcttTCCTCACTTTGTTGGTGAATTGTAAACAGAAATCCGTGTTTTGCCCTCAAATGGCTCTTACAAAATGTTGCTATGATTTCATCCATGAATCTGGATTGACTATGTGTAATGGATGCAGGTCTCAAAAGGGTGTGACTGCAGATAGATGCTGTATTTTGGTGATACTGAACCTCCTTTCTCTTGCCTTTATGAGGGTGTTGTCTCCTCAAGTGCCCTTGATTAATGTGCTCTGGGCTTTGGCCAGACTATGTTGTGCAACATAGACACGGTTTATTGACAGTATCTGAATCATGCAGATATCACGAAAGGGCTGCTTAAACTCATGTGAACTGCTTTATATTGTGATGGTTGAAATAGAATTATATTCCTCGCCCCCATCATTTTTTAATCGAATTTTTCAACTAATCCTTGAATGTGTGTGAGAGGCAGCACAGTCTCAGTCACGTGGAATGACACACATTTCAACACATTTACCTGAAACCCTTCAGATATTCATTACAGTTAATGAACAGGCTAAGTTAACTAGctaaagtttaattatttaattaatttaatgacaaTTTGTGATTTATTGCTAAATGATCTGAATGAAAAAATTGGTGTAGAAACAGTTTTCAGTCAAATTgctgaaatattacaaaatggatcacaaaaaaatgctaacacgttgaattaaacatgacattttccgaattaaaaatatatatcttttttcttttttttttacagtgtaactcaatgaaattaaattgatcagcagatgatttacttattttttattttattttttattttttaaaacatgcattataaTGTACCcttaattcagctttgcttccCAATCTCAGTATATTAGATATTCAATATATAAACAGTTGATATtggagaaaatttttttttaattatctcatACCCTTTTACAAACCATGTGATTTGGCATGTAAACAGCACTTCATTTGTAAACGTGTTTGACCTCACGGTGATACTGTCCTTCTCAAACACAGGTCTGCAGACTTTTCAAAACAGTCTGTCCGTCTCTGTTGTTCTTTATGAAAATGTACGGCGCAGTCTTGCATGCGAGGTCAGAGACGGGGCAGATTATAGATAATGTGATACTTCTAATCCTATATTGACTCGCTTTGAGCAtacttcatttaatatttaatttcaatagTACATTTTGGTGTGGGTTGATCTAAAATTGTATTGAATTAATACTTTAATGTTACATATGGTGTTTTCATTGGCTTTTATCTGTATGTTTGTCTGTCACCGGTCAAGTAATTATTTAATAAGAATCTTTTGATCAGTTCATCCTCTTAAATTACTTCCTTTAAGGCATTAATCTTTGTATGTTGTGTTGACAAACCCACTTCAAGCTTTGTGCTTTTGCGGTTAGTTTGTCTCGAGACAAATGATAgctcatttccttttttttctaaaacctgCTTTACTTTTCTTCTACCTGTATTTTCTGTTCAAGGCAGCGTTTTTGAGGCTGGATTTAGGGAATGAATTGCACATGATGTAATGCACTATAGAGTGTATTTTCCAAGGTGATTGAAATAAACAAGAACTTTAATCAGTGACAAATGCTAACAGAAAAACTCCTCAAAATTGCTAAACACACTCAACATCAAAGCATTTACAGTGGACCTACAGTTTTTGAACACTTGTGCCACACTTACAAATACATAGATGCCTTTGCACTagataacaaatattaaactgaaTGGTTTAATAGCACGGTCatgcaaaacattttacaaatggaagcttttaaattatacaataaaaactaattaGACACTTTGGGAAATGGGAAACTTCTActaagcatatatatatttttaaacactttttggtttaatattttgttatctaaAGCAAGACAGTTCATTGATTTTAAGCGTGCATTACTTGTCCAAATACATAACTGTACAACATTAAAAAGGACAGATATGACAACAAATGAGAGAATGTCTTTTGAGTGAATTGTCTAAGCTTTGGCTTACTGATCGTTATTGAAATGATAGATAGTGAACATCAGTAAATCATATTCCTTTTTTGGCTTCATAGTCgttatatagtttttttgttttatacttgCTGCATTTTTAATCCATGGAGAAATGACAGTTTTGTTTACTCTGTTCTCTTCTGCATAAACGAACTGTGTTTGTGGCTGTATGTTTGTGTCTCCACAATCAGTTTCCACATGATGCTATAACTCCAGTAAATCAGTACAGGCCACCACTTAAAGAGTTGCCTGAGTTCCACGGCTGGAAGCAGAGCATGTAAGGATAGTAAGGGAATGACTGGTATAATGGAGGAACAGACGGACTGGGCTGCTCTTCAGTGTTGTATTGCCTCTGGTCGTTTCTCACCAGGACTTTCACTGCCACTCTCTTAGCCAGTGTTGTCGTAGGAGTTGTCGCAAGCTCGGCTGCCATTTGTCTGCGCTTAGTTTTGTATCTCCTGTTCTGGAACCAGATCTTCACCTGTGTCTCGGTCAGTTTGAGTGCTCCTGCCAGGTCTGCCCGCTCTGGTCCGGACAGGTACCGCTGCAGGTTAAAGCGCCGCTCCAGCTCATATACTTGTGCGTGAGAAAACGCTGCCCGTGACCTCTTTTTGCTCGATTTGGGGTTGTTATCTTCAAAGTTGCAGCTCTGTGATTTCTGTTGGTCCGTGTCATGATCTGTATAGATGGAAAAAAAAGAGGTTTAGGCTTTGTTTGGAAAATCACAAGCCCTTGTTTTACAAACAGTTGTCCATATGAAAATTATGAGTGACTTCAGCTTCTTCATCTTTGGTTTTTTGTGCTGTGTCTTGAATTTTGATGCAttactttaatatataaacatataaattagTATCAAGTGCAGAGCTAAAATttcaaacattaatatttaaaatgtttaagtgaATTTATTGTTGTAATCAATTTTGTAatcatgtaatcattttaaagacttttctttaaacagaaaataaaatcagaagcaaaatacagaaatacataaaTCATATAGGCTAAAGGCATAAAAAATGTGGTAGCATAAAGCTTGTGTGAATGTTATTCgatcaaataatattaaaaactatcATTACCATGTTTAAGATACCAGTTCTGTCATTTAATTTTCACTAACATGATTATAAATCAAATTtctatataaatctataaatctaatgtttctctgtatgtatgtattgtatgtatttacAAGACAAACCCCGTTTTGGAGTAAGAAATCATAATTTCATTTATGTCTTAGATTTGTATGATGTAAATTAGCATTTTCTGTTAATTTGGTTAAATTGGACCCACAGATAAAATGCTAATAAGCTCATATATAAGCTTTAATATCAAAATTGCGAATAACACACATTTGTTATATTAAACATTAGTCTATGTTTTACTTATGTAATTGTTTCcagttgtatttaaaatgcttCATATATGTGTGCCGTTTTTAATTAAAACGTTTAAGCTGAAATTGAATGGTGACAAAAAATTGATTACCACAATAAATTAATACACAATATCTAAAATGTCAGACAGGCCTACTGACAACATCACTCTTATAACTAACGTTAATCTACACAGTGTATTCATCCGTAGCAGACAAATATGGGAATATCAAAGTTTGAAACACGTACAgtgcaaaaacattgtaattaCTGAATGTTTTACAACACTACCCATTGTCCCATCTGTGCTATATACGTGAGGTTATCTTAATGTCTCACCGTGTGGTATTTCGAGTGAATTGTCTTCTCCTCCCGTTGATTCTTCCTCACATGAGTGCTGCTCAGAGGATGAGGAGTCAAGCTCGAGCGCACAGGAAGAGATGCGCCTCTGCGCGCTCTCAGCTCCAGCGTTCACCGGCAGAGATGAGCTCGAACAATCCCGCGCCTCTCTCTCTCCGTGAACCCGCTCATGTGCGCATTCCTCAGAAAGACCGCTAATTTTCTCGCAATCAAGTCCTGTGTTTAATATGTTGTGAATGGAAAAGGAGGTGCGGTTAGTCGCCATTTAAAAACATAACCTGCGTAACCTTCTCAATGGCCTGTAGTTTTGCGCTTTTATCTGGGAAGCTCCTGCTCTTTCATGGCGATGAATTAGTCCACAGTATAATTGCTTTTCTCTTTGCGTGTCATTTAATTACGGCGAAACGTCTTCTGACCCACTCATCGAGTAAAGTGTCAGAAAAAGCCATGTGTGCATCAGTTTCCTCTCATCCCTTTCCAGAAACGGTGCCAATGGGCTTTCTGGAGCGTTTCGCTCCTCCCTCTAAACTA
The Carassius auratus strain Wakin unplaced genomic scaffold, ASM336829v1 scaf_tig00000296, whole genome shotgun sequence DNA segment above includes these coding regions:
- the LOC113068977 gene encoding homeobox protein zampogna-like, translating into MATNRTSFSIHNILNTGLDCEKISGLSEECAHERVHGEREARDCSSSSLPVNAGAESAQRRISSCALELDSSSSEQHSCEEESTGGEDNSLEIPHDHDTDQQKSQSCNFEDNNPKSSKKRSRAAFSHAQVYELERRFNLQRYLSGPERADLAGALKLTETQVKIWFQNRRYKTKRRQMAAELATTPTTTLAKRVAVKVLVRNDQRQYNTEEQPSPSVPPLYQSFPYYPYMLCFQPWNSGNSLSGGLY